A single window of Plasmodium reichenowi strain SY57 chromosome 12, whole genome shotgun sequence DNA harbors:
- a CDS encoding hypothetical protein (conserved Plasmodium protein, unknown function), whose translation MDLFNCQYCSISPFDYILDYLYGDTSSKKEEKKKKSNITYDDSSSNNVSQVVSKIDEEIEKRTTNEILLLCRAWENYVHPRAKEYWKDSQQLQNILCKIANGITKNDDPILGDDYACVFWYGDKNKNDNCPIISVKKGNDNIETITYVNRVLIFLYADEASFQELQKKPKKAFTMACGNTNCINLTHISLDD comes from the exons ATGGATCTTTTTAATTGTCAGTATTGTTCCATATCACCGTTCGACTATATTTTAGATTATCTATATGGTGACACGTCGTCGAAAAAagaagagaaaaaaaaaaaatccaACATTACTTACgat GATAGCAGCAGTAATAATGTGTCTCAAGTAGTATCAAAAATTGATGAGGaaatagaaaaaagaaCAACTAACGAAATATTACTTCTATGTAGAGCATGGGAAAATTATGTACATCCGAGAGCAAAAGAATATTGGAAAGATTCCCAACAActacaaaatatattat gtAAAATTGCCAATGgtataacaaaaaatgaCGACCCAATTTTGGGTGATGATTATGCGTGTGTATTTTGGTATGgagataaaaataaaaatgataacTGTCCTATAATATCAgtaaaaaaaggaaatgaTAATATAGAGACTATAACATATGTAAACAGAGTGcttatattcttatatgCAG ACGAAGCAAGTTTTCAAgaattacaaaaaaaacCAAAAAAAGCATTTACCATGGCTTGTGGAAATACCAACTGTATTAATTTAACACACATTTCTTTAGAtgattaa
- a CDS encoding GTP cyclohydrolase I has protein sequence MYKYMSTNKSDKIYETHNMEEKKKKSNNNNFSGLLNNEIDDNNKKEKLKNSISKMYSNHKNRENFNECEKEDLVVIEEKDNNKKKKKNMTNTFEQDNNYNMNDNKRLGSFFKINDKCESINENINNINKQPLKDSILFDNINEKEYFNETKEENKEGNKSNDIEKINCIKVKKKTLKKNKKKINKIINNKNKISKSNDIEEQIINISKHIYKILNISKLPKCDILKRTNRRYAETFLYLTNGYNLDIEEIIKRSLYKRMYKNNSIIKVTGIHIYSLCKHHLLPFEGTCDIEYIPNKYIIGLSKFSRIVDVFSRRLQLQEDLTNDICNALKKYLKPLYIKVSIVAKHLCINMRGVKEHDAKTITYASYKAEKENPTIHSLNIDSSVENLN, from the coding sequence atgtataaatatatgtcAACAAACAAATctgataaaatatatgaaacaCATAATAtggaagaaaaaaaaaaaaagagtaataataacaatttcTCAGGcttattaaataatgaaatcgatgataataataaaaaggaaaagtTAAAAAATAGTATATCTAAAATGTATAGTAACCATAAAAATAGAGAAAATTTTAACGAATGTGAGAAGGAAGACCTTGTTGTGATAGAAGAaaaggataataataaaaagaaaaaaaaaaatatgacCAATACATTTGAAcaagataataattataatatgaatgataataaaaggTTAGGTAGCTTTTTTAAGATTAATGATAAATGTGAATCTATTAATGagaatattaataatattaataaacaACCTCTTAAGGATTCTATACTATTTGACAATATAAATGAGAAGGAATATTTTAACGAAACcaaagaagaaaataaggaaggaaataaaagtaatgatatagaaaagataaattgtataaaagtgaagaagaaaactcttaaaaagaataaaaagaagattaataaaattataaacaataagaataaaatatctaAATCAAATGACATAGAAGAacaaataattaatattagtaaacatatttataaaatattaaatatatccAAATTACCAAAAtgtgatatattaaaaagaacAAATAGAAGATATGCTgaaacatttttatatttaactAATGGTTATAATCTGGATAtagaagaaataataaaaagatctttatataaaaggatgtataaaaataattcaatAATCAAAGTTACAggtatacatatatattcattatgTAAACACCATCTTTTACCTTTTGAAGGTACATGTGATATTGAGTATATACccaataaatatattatcgGATTATCTAAATTTTCAAGAATAGTCGATGTCTTTTCTAGAAGATTACAATTACAAGAAGATTTAACTAACGATATTTGTAACgctttaaaaaaatacttaaaaccattatatattaaagtTTCTATTGTAGCTAAAcatttatgtataaatatgaGGGGCGTTAAAGAGCACGATGCTAAAACTATAACGTATGCATCTTATAAAGCAGAAAAAGAGAATCCTACAATCCATTCTTTAAATATTGATTCTTCTGTggaaaatttaaattaa
- a CDS encoding polyadenylate-binding protein, putative has protein sequence MIATGTNMMHPSFSTASLYVGDLNEDVTEAVLYEIFNTVGHVSSIRVCRDSVTRKSLGYAYVNYHNLADAERALDTLNYTNIKGQPARLMWSHRDPSLRKSGTGNIFVKNLDKSIDNKALFDTFSMFGNILSCKVATDEFGKSKSYGFVHYEDEESAKEAIEKVNGVQLGSKNVYVGPFIKKSERATNDTKFTNLYVKNFPDSVTETHLRQLFNPYGEITSMIVKMDNKNRKFCFINYADAESAKNAMDNLNGKKITDDGKIDESYDPKKEEATASTSGAANQTTGTDADKTDKNDKNNKADKNEKGDSSNANNNATATGATTTDTTTTPGETTTTTANADSTGANNNNGSSPNTNTSNTTTGSSNNSINLNENNNTAGNNNSTNNNNNSGSSMNNAGSAKKDETAASDCADTPNILYVGPHQSRARRHALLKAKFDNLNVENKNKHQGVNLYIKNLDDGIDDIMLRELFEPFGTITSAKVMRDEKEQSKGFGFVCFASQEEANKAVTEMHLKIINGKPLYVGLAEKREQRLSRLQQRFRMHPIRHHMNNPLNTPMQYAAPQSPQLQFSQNTLSYGRPVITAFNQNNLISWRHQQAAQQQAVHQQAVHQQAAQQQLNFNTNLRGQINQMRLYTQNNMMNNNLNQNKPNAQLHHNQQYVPNALAQNGQQQPNLNAAGQHNAQQLQQQGNNQLLNNNMRNMNNRANRNMGNLGNMNNQKQLPLNINNKQQNAASQANQMNHQAQPQGAQAQQKNPQQMQQVPQGNNFKFTAQARNRMELPNKNANKVNTMNNNMNVNFNNNSTLTAAALASAPPSMQKQVLGENLFPLVANYHPTLAGKITGMMLEMDNSELLILLENEEQLKKKIDEALVVLQKAK, from the coding sequence atgaTTGCTACTGGTACAAATATGATGCACCCCAGTTTTTCAACTGCTTCCCTTTATGTTGGAGATTTGAATGAAGATGTTACAGAAGCTGTATTgtatgaaatatttaacACCGTTGGTCATGTATCTTCTATAAGAGTATGTCGTGATAGTGTAACAAGAAAATCATTAGGTTATGCATATGTGAATTATCATAACTTAGCTGATGCAGAGAGAGCTCTAGATACCCTTAActatacaaatataaaaggGCAACCAGCAAGATTAATGTGGAGTCATAGAGATCCATCCTTAAGAAAGAGTGGAACaggaaatatttttgtaaagAATTTGGATAAATCAATAGATAATAAAGCATTGTTTGATACATTTAGTATGTTtggaaatatattatcatgtAAGGTTGCAACTGATGAATTTGGTAAAAGTAAAAGTTATGGTTTTGTTCATTATGAAGATGAAGAAAGTGCAAAAGAAGCTATTGAAAAAGTGAATGGTGTTCAATTAGGATCAAAAAATGTTTATGTAGGACCATTTATTAAGAAGTCTGAAAGAGCAACAAATGATACAAAATTTACCAATTTGTATGTTAAGAATTTTCCTGACAGTGTTACTGAAACTCATTTAAGACAACTATTTAATCCATATGGTGAAATAACATCTATGATTGTTAAAATGGATAATAAGAACAGAAAgttttgttttattaattatgcTGATGCAGAAAGTGCAAAGAATGCTATGGACAATTTGAATGGAAAGAAAATTACCGATGATGGAAAAATAGATGAAAGTTATGATCCTAAAAAAGAGGAAGCTACTGCATCAACAAGTGGAGCAGCAAATCAAACAACAGGAACAGATGCTGATAAGAcagataaaaatgataagaataataaagcagataaaaatgaaaaggGTGACAGTTCAAATGCAAATAATAATGCAACAGCAACAGGTGCAACTACTACTGATACTACCACAACACCAGGGGAAACTACAACTACAACAGCTAATGCCGATTCAACGGGTgcaaataataataatggtTCATCTCCAAATACGAATACATCCAATACAACAACTGgtagtagtaataattcTATTAActtaaatgaaaataataatacagctggtaataataatagcacaaacaacaataataatagtgGTAGCAGTATGAATAATGCTGGAAGTGCTAAGAAAGATGAAACTGCCGCATCCGATTGTGCAGATACAccaaatattttatatgttgGTCCACATCAATCAAGAGCTAGAAGACACGCATTATTAAAAGCCAAATTTGACAATTTAAATGTAGAGAATAAGAATAAACACCAAGGTGtgaatttatatataaaaaatttggATGATGGAATTGATGATATTATGTTAAGAGAATTATTTGAACCATTCGGTACTATAACATCAGCAAAGGTTATGAGAGATGAAAAAGAACAAAGTAAAGGCTTTGGTTTTGTATGTTTTGCATCTCAAGAAGAAGCAAATAAAGCAGTAACAGAAATgcatttaaaaataattaatgGAAAGCCATTATATGTAGGATTAGCAGAAAAAAGAGAACAAAGATTATCAAGATTACAACAAAGATTTCGTATGCATCCAATTAGACATCATATGAATAATCCATTAAATACTCCAATGCAATATGCAGCACCTCAATCACCACAATTACAATTTAGTCAGAATACATTAAGTTATGGTAGACCAGTTATAACCGCCTTTAATCAAAATAACTTAATATCATGGAGACATCAACAAGCCGCTCAACAACAAGCAGTACATCAACAAGCCGTACATCAACAAGCAGCTCAACAACAATTAAATTTCAATACAAACTTAAGAGGTCAAATTAATCAAATGAGATTATATACgcaaaataatatgatgaataataatttaaatcaaaataaacCTAATGCTCAATTACATCATAATCAACAATATGTACCAAATGCTTTAGCTCAGAATGGACAACAACAACCAAATTTAAATGCAGCTGGTCAACATAATGCTCAACAATTACAACAACAAGGAAACAATCAATTGTTGAATAATAACATGCgtaatatgaataatagAGCTAATCGCAATATGGGAAATTTGGGTAATATGAATAATCAAAAACAACTTccattaaatataaataacaaaCAACAAAATGCAGCATCTCAAGCTAATCAAATGAATCATCAAGCTCAACCACAAGGAGCACAAGCACAACAAAAAAATCCACAACAAATGCAACAAGTTCCACAAggaaataattttaaatttacTGCACAAGCAAGAAATCGTATGGAGTTACCAAATAAAAATGCAAACAAAGTTAATAcaatgaataataatatgaatgttaattttaataataattctacATTAACAGCTGCTGCATTAGCATCTGCACCACCATCTATGCAAAAACAAGTATTAGGAGAGAACTTATTTCCTTTAGTAGCAAATTATCATCCAACCTTAGCTGGGAAAATTACAGGAATGATGTTAGAAATGGACAACTCAGAATTACTCATCTTGTTAGAAAATGAAGAACAActtaaaaagaaaatagACGAAGCACTTGTAGTCTTGCAAAAGGCAAAATAA
- a CDS encoding integral membrane protein, putative, whose amino-acid sequence MVSKKTIEARKAYYNEDVVRSKEAHDFYHNLDKHGENHNLDKDNLKTIIFGSLDGIITIFAIVSGCVGAKITPTQVIIIGIGNLFANAISMGFSEYTSSTAQRDFMLAEKKREEWEIENCPSEEKQEMIDIYMNKYKFDSEDARNLVEITFRNKNFFLEHMMSEELGLIVTNEDKNECLKKGIIMFLSFAVFGIIPLSAYVAYTVFFGYTDYTTSFLVVFISTLTTLFILGLFKSQFTNQKPITCALYMVLNGMIAGMVPFLLGVVLKNNISE is encoded by the exons ATGGTTAGTAAAAAAACGATAGAAGCTAGAAAGGCTTACTATAACGAAGACGTAGTTCGTTCAAAAGAAGCTCACGATTTTTATCACAACTTAGATAAGCATGGTGAAAATCACAATCTTGATAAGGATAACttaaaaacaataatatttgGAAGTTTAGATGGTATAATTACTATATTTGCTATAGTATCAGGTTGCGTAGGGGCAAAAATTACTCCTACCCAAGTTATTATTATAGGTATAGGAAATTTATTTGCGAATGCCATATCAATGGGATTTAGTGAATATACTAGTTCAACTGCACAGAGAGATTTTATGTTAGCTGAAAAGAAAAGAGAAGAATGGGAAATTGAAAATTGCCCATCTGAAGAAAAACAAGAAATGAttgatatttatatgaataagTATAAATTTGATAGTGAAGATGCTAGAAATTTAGTTGAAATAACCtttagaaataaaaatttttttcttgaaCATATGATGTCTGAAGAATTAGGTTTAATTGTAACtaatgaagataaaaatgaatgtttaaaaaaaggaattattatgtttttaaGTTTTGCTGTTTTTGGTATAATTCCATTATCCGCTTATGTTGCATATACTGTATTTTTTGGATATACGGATTATACTACATCCTTTCTCGTTGTCTTTATTTCAACCCTAACAactttatttatactaGGATTGTTCAAG TCACAATTTACTAATCAAAAGCCTATTACGTGTGCCCTATATATGGTATTAAATGGAATGATTGCAGGAATGGTGCCTTTCTTATTAGGAGTTGTActtaaaaataacatttccgaataa
- a CDS encoding mitochondrial carrier protein, putative: MSNDLINGSILHCLETASLGMPLEVWKTRMCVYRNENTIKSFKNIYNKGIGQFYAGFYAKLIESGSKGAVLLLSKEQIMKVCNDMNINKTTSGFIGGACGGICQSLVMTPCTFFITASIDKKINYKEKLIHIFKNTGITTLYKGNTAMCLRQGTNWASRQGITEWIRHIVMERKKNRKNKNDDINNVKGVIFSGNDITTNKIKHNNNNNNTSQTKSLELTTSEELFCGIVGGALSVWNNPFDVVRVYMQNNANKNIKLTFFQSFIHLYKEGGILYLYKGVIPRCFLCIWQTLFMVTGIKILNKYF; encoded by the coding sequence ATGAGTAatgatttaataaatgGTTCTATTTTGCATTGTTTAGAAACAGCTAGTTTGGGTATGCCCCTGGAAGTATGGAAAACAAGAATGTGTGTTTACAGAAATGAAAATACAATTAAATCttttaagaatatatataataaaggGATAGGTCAATTTTATGCTGGTTTTTATGCAAAATTAATTGAAAGTGGTAGTAAAGGGGCagttttattattatctaaaGAACAAATAATGAAAGTTTGTAATGATATGAATATTAACAAGACAACTAGTGGTTTTATTGGTGGAGCATGTGGGGGTATATGCCAGTCATTGGTTATGACACCTTGTACATTTTTCATAACTGCTAGtattgataaaaaaattaattataaagaaaaattgatacatatatttaaaaatactGGAATTACAACTTTATATAAAGGGAACACTGCTATGTGTTTAAGACAAGGGACAAATTGGGCCAGCAGGCAAGGTATTACTGAATGGATAAGACATATAGTTAtggaaagaaaaaaaaatagaaaaaataaaaatgatgatataaataatgtaaaagGTGTGATTTTTTCTGGAAATGATATCACAAcgaataaaataaaacataacaataataataataatacaagCCAAACTAAATCACTTGAATTAACAACAAGTGAAGAACTTTTTTGTGGAATTGTTGGAGGTGCTCTTTCTGTATGGAATAACCCTTTTGATGTGGTTAGGGTTTATATGCAGAATAATgcaaataaaaatattaagcTTACATTTTTTCAGTCATTTATTCATTTGTATAAAGAAGGTGGTATTCTATACCTCTATAAAGGTGTTATACCTCGATGTTTCCTTTGTATATGGCAAACGTTATTTATGGTTACTGgcataaaaatattaaataaatatttttaa
- a CDS encoding hypothetical protein (conserved Plasmodium protein, unknown function), with the protein MQVVSDLTNLKYLYDKVSVGKIINRNLKELIKNPEFCFDDEINNMNNIRNSILTEQYKGLNMNLLNLYKEYLFYFETFKRKKLLKDKKKMYTNDIFEKNKKLEYELEEENIIILYNIGFITSYMVKEKKSLNDIKLLNKISTEAIEIFNYMFQHMNELKLQELNDINCISCYIFLCITLAYHENMFYNTAMMKKYKRKLLAKLSFNIYTYFNEALCCLQGDMLPIFKQSDNFTIARNNLQYIRNPNSYLYNIVQVNKQIFISISNYHYSLKYVQLSDMEELKVTKYEEDKIGEILCRLNFSLINVNRGIELCKKYNINVNFLSLKEKIMKLLDFFEYENKNIYFEVVPDYDNLESIKGTQVTFMKNIEICDIYIKKNISNNLKLLFNEKAKYIYDSYNNQALPLYEYYNKHFLNLKDQYELLNISHRKDILLLLNNSILNIFSKKKQIYNPIHYDNHLTFLSSVENNLKDILIEADNYLTIEHNNHLEFQKIYLNVTINQESVNSYNNFLFHLNSFKTLLHELSQNIITFKTYLENNHEKLKICEMDVTNFFEYIINQLNISSNIHIDNLDEDYNHYKNLLSEENDQDLSSINSTSDIEPISSAMSLNYSDFHNFLKKKKLLFAIHKWENNQYLFHYNTLSKYINLHLEERLYFVLTSLYFSMNIQLTNFSNDLTFIRNGLHDQFLNSITEEKDSERLNVLLEKQKELLNAKKIKLEERITLFEKDLNQFYNYYHEYNKLESFKTIEDFGAFMNELTEICSSLNTTYKKHEYTLKNAMLFKDDINRYIYMRESERSQIRIQQIPNNYSRNIQNSTERYY; encoded by the exons ATGCAAGTTGTTTCAGATTTGACGAacttaaaatatttatacgACAAGGTATCCGTTGGGAAAATAATTAATCGTAATTTGAAAGAGCTAATTAAGAATCCTGAATTTTGCTTTGatgatgaaataaataatatgaataatataagaaatagCATATTAACAGAACAATATAAGGGGTTAAATATGAACTTgttaaatttatataaagaatatttattttattttgaaacATTTAAACGTAAGAAATTGTTAAAAGACAAGAAGAAGATGTATacaaatgatatatttgagaaaaataaaaaattagaatATGAATTAGAAGAAGAgaatataattatcttatataatataggTTTTATAACTTCATATATGGttaaagaaaagaaatcgttaaatgatataaaattattaaataaaatatctaCAGAAGCTATagaaatttttaattatatgtttcaACATATGAATGAATTGAAATTACAAGAATTAAATGATATTAATTGTATAAgttgttatatatttttatgtataacTTTAGCTTATCATgaaaatatgttttataatactgcaatgatgaaaaaatataaaagaaagtTACTAGCtaaattatcatttaatatttatacatattttaatgaaGCATTATGTTGTTTACAAGGAGATATGTTACCAATATTTAAACAGTCAGATAATTTTACAATAGCAAGAAATAATTTACAATATATCAGAAATCCCAATAGCTACttgtataatattgttcaggtaaataaacaaatatttattagTATTAGTAATTATCATTACTCATTGAAATATGTACAATTAAGTGATATGGAAGAATTGAAAGTTACCAAATATGAAGAAGACAAAATTGGTGAAATATTGTGTCGACTTAATTTTAGTTTAATTAATGTTAACAGAGGTATAgaattatgtaaaaaatataacataaatgTAAATTTCCTATcattaaaagaaaaaattatgaaacttttagatttttttgaatatgaaaataaaaacatttattttGAAGTAGTACCTgattatgataatttagAAAGTATTAAAGGGACACAAGTTAcatttatgaaaaatatagaaatctgtgatatatatataaagaaaaatatatctaataatctaaaattattatttaatgaaaaagcaaaatatatatatgattcatataataatcaagCCTTACcattatatgaatattataataaacatttcttaaatttaaaagatcaatatgaattattaaatatatccCACAGAAAAGatattcttcttcttctaaataattctattctaaatatattttccaaaaaaaaacaaatatataatccTATACATTATGATAATCATCTTACATTTCTTTCTAGTgttgaaaataatttaaaagatatattaattgAAGCAGATAATTATTTAACTATAGAACATAACAACCATTTAGAATTccaaaaaatttatttaaatgtaaCTATCAATCAAGAATCTgttaattcatataataacttcttatttcatttaaattCATTCAAAACATTATTACATGAGTTATcacaaaatattattacattcAAAACATATCTTGAAAATAATCATGAAAAGTTAAAAATCTGCGAAATGGATGTTACTAATTTctttgaatatattattaaccAATTAAATATCTCTTCTAATATACATATTGATAATTTAGATGAAGATTATAACCATTATAAAAATCTTCTCAGCGAAGAAAATGATCAAGATTTATCTTCTATAAATAGTACTAGTGATATTGAACCTATATCTTCTGCAATGTCTTTAAATTATTCAGACTTTCAcaactttttaaaaaaaaaaaaattattgttCGCTATTCACAAATGGGAAAATAATCAATATCTATTTCACTACAATACATTGAgcaaatatattaatctTCATTTAGAAGAGAGATTATATTTTGTCCTTACTTCTTTGTATTTTTCCATGAACATACAGCTAACCAACTTTTCTAACGATTTGACTTTTATTAGAAATGGTTTACATGATCAATTTTTGAATTCAATAACG GAAGAGAAAGATAGCGAAAGGTTAAATGTTCTGTTggaaaaacaaaaagaattattgaatgcgaaaaaaataaaattagaAGAAAGAATTACATTATTTGAAAAGGATTTAAATCagttttataattattatcatgaatataataaactAGAATCATTTAAAACTATAGAA GACTTTGGTGCTTTTATGAATGAGCTAACCGAAATTTGCTCAAGCTTAAATACTACATATAAGAAACATGAAtatacattaaaaaatgcTATGTTGTTTAAGGATGAC attaatagatatatatacatgCGGGAAAGCGAAAGATCCCAAATAAg GATACAACAAATACcaaataattattcaaGAAACATACAAAACAGTACTGAACGTTATTACTGA
- a CDS encoding 50S ribosomal protein L24, putative → MSRYVKYFVQAKRLDKRKRKYYKLDFLELNKELSIPHPLREQNQPKRLDLSKYLNIEVGDLVKVLYGPDKDKEGLVLSINPKRNTVTVDGCNMKKSAWNVTDNKKGSIITQEMPIHITNVSLLDPISKKPTVVKRRYMMNGECVRISKISGCAMPEPVHKNILKEQNNYERFMHKKKIGPPIKDIYAEKDYKNFNLLKKIAYEIKKKRFYDMKNFFKKDDKVENATH, encoded by the coding sequence ATGTCGAgatatgtaaaatatttcGTTCAAGCGAAAAGACTAGataaaaggaaaaggaaatattataaactAGATTTCCTAGAATTAAACAAAGAATTAAGTATCCCACATCCTTTAAGAGAACAAAATCAACCGAAACGATTGGACTTGTcgaaatatttaaatatagaAGTAGGTGATTTAGTTAAAGTGTTGTATGGACCGgataaagataaagaaGGGTTAGTATTAAGTATTAACCCTAAAAGAAATACAGTAACTGTTGATGGATGTAATATGAAGAAATCTGCTTGGAATGTAACAGATAATAAGAAAGGTTCAATAATTACGCAAGAAATGCCTATTCATATAACGAATGTTTCTTTATTAGATCCAATAAGTAAAAAACCAACAGTTGTCAAAAGGAGATATATGATGAACGGTGAATGTGTACGTATATCAAAAATTTCAGGGTGTGCAATGCCTGAACCtgttcataaaaatattttgaaggaacaaaataattatgaacGGTTTATgcacaaaaaaaaaatcgGGCCTCCCattaaagatatatatgcaGAAAAAGATTACAAGAATTtcaatttattaaaaaaaatagcatatgaaataaaaaaaaagcgattttatgatatgaaaaatttttttaagaagGATGATAAAGTTGAAAATGCCACTCACTAG